A region from the Algoriphagus machipongonensis genome encodes:
- a CDS encoding LytR/AlgR family response regulator transcription factor — MKVILIEDELPAIEKLSHFLQKYDPDSQILGVASSIADTVPLLTKYGEEADLLLVDVQLEDGLSFQALDQVSFFKPVIFITAHSQYALEAFQANGIDYLVKPIRYSAFQAAMDKFQQLSGKALNQNQNNQLWQYFNKPSYKDRFMVKIGEHIHTIPTASIRLFNTEGRNTYLFLEDGKKFITDYKMESLEEMLDPTLFFRVNRSFMVHLSAIKDVLVYSNSRLKINPNFSFKEEIIVSRDRVNRFKEWLGGTIDPVT; from the coding sequence ATGAAAGTAATCCTGATTGAAGACGAGCTTCCGGCAATAGAGAAATTAAGTCACTTTTTGCAAAAATATGACCCGGATTCTCAAATCCTTGGAGTAGCTTCCTCCATAGCTGATACGGTTCCTCTACTAACAAAATATGGAGAGGAAGCTGATTTGCTTTTGGTAGATGTGCAACTGGAAGATGGGCTTTCTTTTCAGGCATTGGACCAGGTCTCCTTTTTCAAACCAGTGATTTTTATTACCGCGCACAGTCAATATGCACTAGAAGCTTTTCAGGCAAATGGGATTGATTATTTGGTAAAACCAATTCGCTATTCAGCATTTCAAGCAGCAATGGACAAATTCCAGCAATTGAGTGGAAAAGCTCTGAACCAAAATCAGAACAATCAGCTTTGGCAGTATTTTAATAAGCCTAGCTATAAGGACCGATTTATGGTAAAAATCGGTGAGCACATTCACACCATCCCTACCGCTTCTATTCGTCTGTTTAATACGGAAGGCAGAAACACCTACCTTTTCCTAGAAGATGGAAAAAAATTCATCACAGATTATAAAATGGAGTCCTTAGAGGAAATGCTTGACCCTACCCTCTTTTTCCGAGTCAATCGAAGTTTTATGGTTCACCTAAGTGCGATCAAAGACGTATTAGTTTACTCCAATAGCAGACTCAAAATAAATCCCAACTTCTCTTTTAAAGAAGAAATAATCGTAAGCAGGGATCGAGTAAATAGATTCAAAGAGTGGCTTGGCGGTACAATAGACCCGGTAACTTAA
- a CDS encoding sensor histidine kinase, whose amino-acid sequence MRLINIVSLWFLGITLAALLIGTLVIYEKLGSEIDFELGMELDREIESYAERISQGAPVETLVFDKLQIEEIPMDWPIEDLWLRDTLAYHDAMNTNETQLKASRSFKINGAHYRISYYNLVVEADDITETIVTTMLTVFLVQLLFIGFFLWAISRKIFRPFHNSLEQLQDFTLQKNVPLSFKKSGVFEFNLLNSFLEKMSSKLLKDYRNIKEFSENISHEIQTPSAVVRGKLELLMNESINEQQALLIQSAFDNNERIRRIVKSLSILAKLENDEFETPEPMDFSRGLENVLSRLEEVIQMHAIQLKKNIQADVILQIHPYVAEILIHNLMTNSIKHNVEGGKIEVTLDSKILLIKNNGKTPSIDPKEMLGRFKKDEQHQDSVGLGLAIVDQICKNYGFNLKYTFEEPFHIIQIDFR is encoded by the coding sequence ATGAGACTAATTAATATTGTTAGCTTATGGTTTTTGGGGATCACTTTGGCCGCTTTGCTCATCGGTACGCTAGTGATTTATGAAAAACTTGGTTCCGAGATAGATTTTGAATTAGGTATGGAGCTGGACAGGGAAATTGAGTCTTATGCCGAAAGGATTTCTCAAGGTGCTCCAGTAGAGACATTAGTTTTTGATAAACTTCAGATTGAAGAGATACCCATGGATTGGCCCATCGAGGATCTTTGGCTCAGGGATACTTTGGCATACCATGATGCTATGAATACTAATGAAACCCAGCTTAAAGCCAGTCGATCTTTTAAGATTAATGGTGCTCATTATCGTATTTCATATTATAACCTTGTAGTAGAGGCAGATGATATCACGGAAACAATTGTGACTACCATGCTGACCGTCTTTTTGGTTCAATTGCTTTTTATCGGCTTTTTTTTATGGGCAATTTCAAGGAAAATATTTCGACCTTTTCACAATAGCCTTGAACAATTACAGGATTTTACTTTACAGAAAAATGTTCCCCTGTCCTTCAAAAAAAGCGGTGTGTTTGAGTTTAATCTGCTTAATAGTTTTCTCGAAAAAATGTCATCGAAACTGCTAAAGGACTATCGAAATATTAAGGAGTTTTCTGAAAATATTTCGCATGAAATTCAGACTCCTTCAGCCGTTGTCAGGGGGAAATTGGAATTACTGATGAATGAATCCATCAATGAGCAACAGGCTTTATTGATCCAATCTGCTTTTGACAACAATGAGAGGATCCGTAGAATAGTAAAATCTCTTTCCATCTTAGCAAAACTGGAAAATGATGAATTTGAAACCCCTGAGCCAATGGATTTCAGCAGAGGTTTAGAGAATGTTCTCAGTCGTTTGGAAGAAGTAATTCAAATGCATGCAATCCAACTCAAAAAAAATATCCAGGCAGATGTGATTTTGCAAATTCATCCCTATGTGGCAGAAATCCTGATACATAATTTAATGACGAACTCGATCAAGCATAATGTAGAGGGTGGGAAAATAGAAGTTACGCTAGATAGTAAAATCCTTCTCATTAAAAATAATGGAAAAACCCCTTCCATTGACCCAAAAGAAATGCTTGGACGCTTCAAAAAGGATGAGCAACATCAAGATTCGGTAGGATTGGGGCTGGCTATAGTTGACCAGATTTGTAAAAATTATGGGTTCAATCTCAAGTATACATTTGAAGAGCCATTTCATATCATTCAGATTGATTTTAGATAG
- a CDS encoding RNA polymerase sigma factor, whose product MISDKLETKIWQGLVDKNRKDQEVLYKKYYSYGMSVCLRYTNTREVAKEILHDGFMILFSNPKKYDPNMAFKPWFRRILVNLCINNFKKHQKKALENSIDTIQESTDSYPNALETMQYEELLSLILRLPPAYRAVFNLYILDGFSHEEIAGMLEISIGTSKSNLSRAREKLKEMLNPKSYERETLRQER is encoded by the coding sequence GTGATATCTGATAAACTGGAAACAAAAATCTGGCAAGGCCTGGTAGATAAAAACCGTAAAGACCAGGAGGTACTGTATAAGAAATATTACAGTTATGGGATGAGTGTTTGCCTAAGATACACCAACACAAGAGAGGTCGCGAAGGAAATCCTTCATGATGGCTTCATGATCTTGTTTTCTAACCCAAAAAAATACGACCCCAATATGGCATTCAAGCCATGGTTTAGAAGAATTCTGGTCAACCTCTGCATCAACAATTTCAAAAAGCATCAAAAAAAGGCTTTAGAAAACAGCATCGATACGATTCAGGAATCCACAGATTCTTACCCAAATGCATTAGAAACTATGCAATATGAAGAATTGCTAAGTCTAATCCTTCGGTTACCTCCAGCCTATCGAGCAGTATTCAATTTATATATTCTGGATGGTTTTAGTCATGAAGAAATTGCAGGGATGCTAGAAATATCCATTGGCACTTCCAAGTCAAACCTTTCAAGAGCTAGAGAAAAATTAAAAGAGATGTTAAACCCCAAAAGCTATGAGCGAGAAACCCTTCGACAAGAGCGATAA
- a CDS encoding YceI family protein yields MKRFILFIFFWLMAIGGYAQNLQSESGYIKFFSSALIEDITAENEQASALFNLKTGEVVFLIPIAGFEFRKSLMQEHFNENYMESDIYPEAYFKGKISGFDPSQPENNAIAEGELTIHGVSSEVKIPGKLFFIDGQVRMESVFDVKLEDYQIEIPKLMFQKIAEVVEVTVRFEFQNKE; encoded by the coding sequence ATGAAAAGGTTTATTCTATTCATCTTCTTTTGGCTGATGGCAATAGGTGGCTATGCCCAAAACTTACAATCTGAAAGTGGATACATTAAGTTTTTTAGCAGTGCACTCATAGAAGATATTACTGCAGAAAACGAGCAGGCTTCTGCCCTATTTAATTTAAAAACTGGTGAGGTCGTCTTCTTGATTCCAATAGCTGGTTTTGAATTTAGAAAATCATTGATGCAAGAACATTTCAATGAGAACTACATGGAGTCTGATATTTACCCTGAAGCTTATTTCAAAGGTAAAATCTCCGGTTTTGATCCTTCTCAACCTGAAAACAATGCTATTGCTGAGGGGGAACTAACCATACACGGTGTTTCTAGCGAGGTTAAAATTCCGGGGAAATTATTTTTTATTGATGGACAGGTAAGGATGGAATCAGTATTCGACGTGAAACTGGAAGATTATCAAATTGAAATTCCCAAACTGATGTTCCAAAAAATAGCTGAAGTAGTGGAAGTCACTGTCAGATTTGAATTTCAAAACAAAGAATGA
- a CDS encoding outer membrane beta-barrel family protein, with amino-acid sequence MKPNLKIFLLLLFFSNPLMGWAQEFEVSGTLRDGERNEPLSFVQVALFESLSSVDPIAFSDTDDQGKFTLKADQGSYVFKAFFIGYKDLVRENVNVNGKVSLGEMEMENEAANLDEVVVQTSKMPVRSSLEGITITPENNLANAGGTLLDVLRNTPSISVSEDGSISLRGSSGTNILINGRNSSLTQNLDQLPASAVEEIKVINNPNARYDAAAEGGVIDIVLKKGQDLGTHGGVEGTYGTRGRSNIGGRINHRTETFNVFGGYNYRNWKQVSRRSSIREIFEDQERLEQTTNGSDREKSHNLNLGADYYFGDNVLSYEGVYQYGHQFQTNTLYSELSSLDPNESESSYDYVRRNNEDEIDEGLDNALIFEHNFDDKGNLLRVTASHSYRNQYKTQRIDIFGNSLETNPENLTGQEKAFTDEVRNITVLQADYIKPWETGQFETGLKSNIRKFDNDYQYFRFQETSGSFVEDPAISNQFIYQDQIHAGYGIFSSKKEKFEYALGLRGEYTRVDTYLKNTDEENQQRYFNLFPSVQGMYNLNENHSLKFTYSRRIDRPTAWRLNPFPDITDSLNIRRGNPNLKPEMINSFEVGHLANFDKSSFTTNLFYRKVNGQLDFITIVEDGISYSQPANLLSSQSYGLEFIGVSEINDWYSLNGGLTLFRIAVDGSNIGEDFTNSGFSWNAKLTQDFKLPYGFNLQLVGNYDSPEVEAQGRDLARYSMDGSIQKSFLNEKASLLLSVRDLFDTQRFAGETLTSTFSQDFRAKRETRIVLLTARYNF; translated from the coding sequence ATGAAACCTAACTTGAAAATTTTCCTTTTACTCCTATTTTTTAGTAATCCTCTGATGGGCTGGGCTCAGGAATTTGAGGTCTCAGGTACATTAAGGGATGGGGAGAGAAATGAGCCCCTGTCTTTTGTTCAGGTAGCGCTATTTGAATCTCTTTCTTCAGTGGATCCTATTGCCTTTTCAGATACAGATGACCAAGGGAAATTTACCCTCAAAGCTGATCAAGGGAGTTATGTCTTTAAGGCATTCTTTATTGGGTACAAAGATCTGGTCCGTGAAAATGTGAATGTGAATGGTAAAGTCTCTCTTGGAGAAATGGAGATGGAAAATGAGGCAGCGAATTTGGATGAAGTAGTGGTGCAGACGAGTAAGATGCCAGTTAGGTCAAGTTTAGAAGGAATAACCATTACTCCCGAAAATAATTTAGCAAATGCAGGCGGTACATTATTGGATGTATTAAGAAATACTCCTTCTATATCAGTATCCGAAGATGGATCTATTTCATTGAGAGGGAGTAGTGGGACGAATATTCTGATCAATGGAAGAAACTCTTCTTTGACCCAAAATTTGGATCAGTTACCAGCCAGTGCGGTGGAAGAAATCAAAGTGATTAATAACCCCAATGCTCGATATGATGCAGCTGCAGAAGGTGGTGTAATTGATATTGTTTTAAAAAAGGGGCAAGACTTGGGGACTCACGGTGGGGTTGAAGGTACTTATGGAACAAGAGGCCGATCAAATATAGGTGGAAGAATCAACCACCGAACAGAAACTTTTAATGTTTTTGGTGGATATAACTACAGAAACTGGAAACAGGTGAGTAGGAGAAGTTCTATTAGGGAGATTTTTGAAGATCAGGAAAGGTTAGAGCAAACTACCAATGGATCAGATCGTGAAAAAAGCCATAATCTGAATTTGGGAGCTGATTATTACTTTGGAGATAATGTGTTGAGTTATGAGGGTGTTTATCAATATGGCCATCAATTTCAAACAAACACCTTGTATTCAGAATTAAGTAGTCTAGATCCAAATGAATCTGAGTCATCCTATGACTATGTGCGTAGAAACAATGAAGATGAAATAGATGAAGGCTTGGACAATGCCTTAATATTCGAGCATAATTTTGACGATAAAGGGAATCTTCTTAGAGTCACTGCCAGCCATTCCTATAGAAATCAATATAAAACTCAGAGGATAGATATTTTTGGCAATTCCTTAGAAACTAATCCTGAGAATTTAACGGGTCAGGAAAAAGCCTTTACTGATGAAGTTAGGAATATTACGGTCTTACAGGCTGACTATATCAAGCCTTGGGAAACTGGACAATTCGAAACGGGTTTGAAATCCAATATCAGGAAGTTTGATAATGATTATCAATACTTCAGGTTTCAAGAAACTTCAGGTTCATTTGTAGAAGATCCTGCGATCAGTAACCAGTTTATCTATCAGGATCAGATCCATGCGGGGTATGGTATTTTTTCATCCAAAAAGGAAAAATTTGAATATGCATTGGGTTTGCGTGGGGAGTATACAAGGGTAGATACTTATCTCAAGAATACTGATGAGGAGAATCAACAGCGGTATTTTAATCTCTTTCCAAGTGTTCAGGGAATGTATAATCTAAATGAGAACCACTCGCTTAAGTTTACCTATTCGAGAAGAATCGATAGGCCTACCGCCTGGAGATTGAATCCTTTTCCAGATATTACAGATTCCTTGAATATTAGAAGAGGAAACCCCAACCTGAAACCTGAAATGATCAATTCCTTTGAAGTGGGGCATCTGGCGAACTTTGACAAATCTAGTTTTACCACCAACCTTTTTTATAGAAAAGTGAATGGGCAGCTGGATTTTATAACCATTGTCGAAGATGGAATATCCTATTCTCAGCCTGCAAATTTGCTTTCTTCTCAGTCTTATGGTTTGGAATTTATCGGAGTTTCAGAAATAAACGATTGGTATTCTCTGAATGGAGGTTTAACCCTATTTCGTATTGCAGTTGATGGGTCCAATATTGGAGAGGATTTTACTAATTCTGGGTTCTCCTGGAACGCCAAGCTTACTCAGGATTTCAAGCTCCCATATGGATTTAACCTGCAGCTCGTGGGTAATTATGATTCTCCCGAAGTGGAAGCACAGGGAAGAGATCTTGCCAGATACTCCATGGACGGAAGTATTCAAAAGTCATTCTTGAATGAAAAGGCAAGTCTTCTGCTGAGTGTGAGAGATCTATTCGATACGCAGCGGTTTGCCGGAGAAACATTGACAAGCACATTTTCTCAAGACTTTAGAGCCAAGCGAGAAACTCGTATTGTCTTACTGACTGCGCGGTATAATTTTTAA
- a CDS encoding response regulator transcription factor, whose protein sequence is MKILLVEDNPELTENISNYLADQGMLCESANTLFDAQDKILSYGYDCIILDLMLPDGNGLTLLELIKSRKMEISILIISAKGSLDDKLSGLDLGADDYLAKPFHLAELLARLKAIYRRTKMQGFDEVVYNEITIINSQLQVLVNNQLLDLTKKEYDLLLFFLTNKDRVVGKNAIAHHLWGDYTDDLSNFDFVYQHVKNLRKKISAAGGRDYIRTVYGLGYKFDTAAL, encoded by the coding sequence ATGAAGATTTTATTAGTAGAAGATAATCCTGAGCTTACAGAAAACATCAGCAACTACCTTGCGGATCAAGGGATGCTATGTGAAAGTGCGAATACCTTATTTGATGCTCAAGATAAAATTCTCAGTTACGGATATGATTGCATCATTTTAGATCTTATGCTACCTGATGGCAATGGTCTGACTTTGCTAGAATTGATCAAATCAAGAAAAATGGAAATCTCCATTTTGATTATTTCTGCAAAAGGCTCACTGGATGATAAATTGTCTGGGCTGGATTTAGGGGCAGATGATTACTTGGCAAAACCTTTTCACTTGGCCGAACTATTAGCTAGGCTCAAAGCTATTTACAGAAGAACTAAAATGCAGGGGTTCGATGAAGTGGTGTATAATGAAATAACCATTATAAACTCTCAGTTGCAGGTGTTAGTTAATAATCAATTGCTGGACCTTACCAAAAAAGAATATGATCTGTTACTTTTCTTTCTAACAAATAAAGACAGAGTGGTTGGTAAAAATGCCATTGCACATCACCTTTGGGGAGATTATACAGATGACCTTTCCAACTTTGATTTTGTCTACCAGCATGTCAAAAATCTCCGAAAAAAAATATCTGCTGCCGGAGGAAGAGACTACATCAGGACTGTCTATGGTTTAGGATATAAATTTGACACCGCTGCCTTATGA
- a CDS encoding porin family protein: protein MSEKPFDKSDKELDDLLKEIVEKADIPFSEGDWNDMQARLDDDSNKPGGWNAKGLLLGGILLIGGLLGYFLLNAEDASENTLLGKSNIESTSYIEKSKEEITKLNPKQSDEQVKESFVTKLAISDVTISNPDEAYEKENKSNEPSQSGLYYGLKTPLNVQSLPNFARTTSFGLMKNEQVIQKQLEAFDISQREVQTAFNKKNKEKFGGVFNISAQVAPDLSGIKMDQMERVGNAFGIGVEYFIKPKISLNSGLFYSYKPYSGTNGYETAYGQTPPSYVLGVCDILDIPINLRVYPFEDKVQRIFGSVGVSSYLMLKEHYELTYEDGSGYPYYDEINVRNKNNHFFGVANFSIGYERKLGKQLSIQVEPYYKVPFQGVGEGNVSLKSTGIFVGLKFYPKAAN, encoded by the coding sequence ATGAGCGAGAAACCCTTCGACAAGAGCGATAAAGAGCTAGATGATCTTCTAAAAGAGATTGTTGAAAAGGCTGACATTCCTTTTTCTGAGGGTGATTGGAATGATATGCAAGCTCGTCTCGACGATGATTCCAATAAACCTGGGGGCTGGAATGCCAAAGGTTTACTATTGGGAGGAATTCTCCTGATAGGAGGATTATTAGGGTATTTTTTGCTGAATGCTGAAGACGCTTCCGAAAATACGCTCTTAGGAAAGTCCAATATCGAGTCAACATCGTACATAGAAAAAAGTAAGGAAGAAATAACCAAATTAAATCCAAAACAATCAGATGAACAGGTGAAAGAGAGCTTTGTAACGAAGCTAGCAATTTCAGATGTAACCATTTCAAATCCAGATGAGGCTTATGAAAAGGAAAATAAAAGCAATGAACCCTCCCAATCTGGCTTGTATTATGGCCTTAAAACTCCATTAAATGTTCAAAGCTTACCAAACTTTGCCAGGACTACCAGCTTCGGACTTATGAAGAATGAGCAAGTAATTCAAAAACAATTAGAAGCATTTGACATTAGCCAGAGGGAAGTTCAAACAGCATTTAATAAAAAGAACAAGGAAAAGTTTGGAGGGGTATTTAATATTTCTGCCCAAGTAGCTCCTGACCTAAGCGGAATCAAAATGGATCAAATGGAAAGAGTAGGAAATGCATTCGGAATTGGAGTAGAGTATTTTATCAAGCCTAAGATCAGTCTTAACTCTGGTTTATTCTACTCTTATAAACCCTATAGCGGAACAAATGGGTACGAAACAGCATATGGTCAAACGCCCCCTTCCTATGTTCTTGGAGTCTGTGATATTCTAGATATTCCAATTAATCTCAGGGTTTATCCATTTGAAGATAAGGTGCAGCGGATTTTTGGAAGTGTGGGGGTCTCTTCTTACCTGATGCTGAAGGAGCACTATGAACTCACTTACGAAGATGGGTCAGGTTATCCTTATTATGATGAAATAAATGTAAGAAACAAAAACAATCACTTCTTTGGGGTTGCCAATTTCAGCATAGGATATGAAAGAAAACTTGGAAAACAATTAAGTATTCAAGTTGAGCCCTATTATAAGGTACCCTTTCAAGGTGTTGGGGAAGGAAATGTCTCACTGAAAAGCACCGGAATTTTTGTCGGTCTAAAATTTTACCCTAAGGCAGCAAACTAA
- a CDS encoding histidine kinase, translating into MTKVLRHNPLTRLLLPLGVGALVYLCVLLAFDTVGTALQDFFTRELIFCIVCSYLILEGNRLLIHFLESKLTSSFEFKNQVIKLLVFTIAGSLLITSGMLISYFSWFENMTDPRVYTRELQIFNGLFLFVSLMYQGHYAGYYYIHNKFQKELDSEKKEKELLEKNKDLFHYMMNPEFLLVGLESILIRIKEKNFDLADEGILLLADIYRHSLKNQEELVPLKEELRAMQCTQIFLKQFVSKNICLSPLPESDDMLIVPRTLTKILEAIAYSQLSSESMPLPLSLELAENHLVLNFESNFSLTKTNLLQNTLKVIKSQYGWLNDKLYWKDLCEFSIYIPLEQPFKAKYQEQNSNK; encoded by the coding sequence ATGACGAAGGTTCTCAGACATAATCCACTGACAAGATTGCTTCTTCCTTTGGGAGTTGGAGCTCTTGTTTATTTATGTGTTTTACTGGCATTTGACACAGTGGGTACGGCTCTTCAGGACTTTTTTACGCGGGAACTAATTTTCTGTATTGTTTGCAGTTATTTGATTCTGGAAGGTAACAGGCTTTTAATTCATTTTTTAGAGTCAAAACTCACCTCCTCTTTTGAGTTTAAAAATCAGGTAATCAAGCTATTGGTCTTTACGATAGCCGGAAGCTTACTAATTACCAGCGGGATGCTTATATCTTATTTCTCTTGGTTTGAAAACATGACAGACCCTCGGGTCTATACCAGAGAATTACAGATTTTTAATGGTCTTTTCCTTTTTGTTTCTCTGATGTATCAAGGACATTACGCGGGCTATTATTACATCCACAATAAATTCCAGAAAGAACTGGATTCAGAGAAAAAAGAAAAAGAACTTTTAGAGAAGAATAAAGACCTGTTTCACTACATGATGAACCCAGAGTTTCTTCTAGTGGGACTGGAATCCATTTTAATACGTATCAAAGAAAAAAACTTTGATTTGGCAGATGAGGGAATTCTACTACTCGCAGACATTTATAGGCATTCTCTAAAAAATCAAGAAGAACTGGTTCCCCTAAAAGAAGAGCTGCGAGCAATGCAATGCACCCAGATTTTTTTGAAACAATTTGTTTCCAAAAACATTTGTTTAAGCCCACTTCCTGAAAGTGATGATATGTTGATCGTACCTCGAACTTTGACAAAAATACTGGAAGCCATTGCCTATTCTCAGCTTTCTTCAGAATCAATGCCTCTCCCGCTCAGCTTGGAATTGGCAGAAAATCACTTGGTATTAAATTTTGAATCAAATTTTTCATTGACCAAAACTAATTTACTTCAAAACACATTGAAAGTGATAAAATCACAGTACGGCTGGTTAAACGACAAATTATATTGGAAAGACCTTTGTGAATTTTCTATTTATATTCCTTTAGAACAGCCATTTAAAGCCAAATATCAAGAACAAAACTCTAATAAATGA